From a region of the Oryza sativa Japonica Group chromosome 6, ASM3414082v1 genome:
- the LOC4341618 gene encoding probable E3 ubiquitin ligase SUD1 — protein MADVAADRPPAAEQEEARPPSSTAAVAEEDEEEEEGDVCRICRNPGDDEHPLRYPCACSGSIKFVHQDCLLQWLDHSNSRQCEVCKHAFSFSPVYADNAPSRLPFQELIVGVGMKACHVLQFVLRLAFVLSVWLMIIPFITYWIWRLTFVRSLGEAQRLFLSHISAQLILSDCLHGFLLSAIIVLIFLGATSLRDYIRHLRELGGHDAERDDGGRERHGARAVRRLPGPNNRVPAADGNVDELAEAQGLGAGELLRRNAENVAARLERLEAQVEQMLDGLDDADGAEDVPFDELVGMQGPVFHLVENAITVLASNAIFLIVVIFVPFSLGRIVLYYLSWFFSSASSPMLARMMPFTETAISLANDTLKSALNAVKNLSADSHNEGVIGHVIEVVTQSLKINATGLTVMQASGKSSLIKGTAIGSSYLSDLTTLAVGYMFIFCLVFLYIGSLALLRYARGERFTIGRLYGIATILEAIPSLCRQFFAGMKHLMTMVKVAFLLVIELGVFPLMCGWWLDVCTLKMLGATIAQRVEFFTMSPLASSSIHWLVGIIYMLQISIFVSLLRGVLRNGVLYFLRDPADPNYNPFRDLIDDPVHKHARRVLLSVAVYGSLIVILVFLPVKLAMRVAPSIFPLDITIFDPFTEIPVDVLLFQICIPFAIEHFKPRATIKALLRHWFAAVGWALGLTDFLLPRHEENGGQENWNGRAGRDRVHGGREMVAPQLEQRMIQHVADNLNGRGNANDSNEVAEESDVDDQGDSEYGFVLRIVLLLVLAWMTLLIFNAGMIVIPISLGRLVFEAIPRLPITHGIKCNDLFSFSIGCYIIWSAAAGTRYAIDYIRSRRLAFLVQQICKWCSIVVKSSALLSIWIFVIPVLIGLLFELLVIVPMRVPIDESPVFLLYQDWALGLIFLKIWTRLVMLDQMAPLVDESWRTKFERVREDGFSRLRGLWVLHEIIMPIVTKLLTALCVPYVLARGVFPVLGYPLIVNSAVYRFAWLGCLIFSALFFCGKRFHVWFTNLHNSIRDDRYLIGRRLHNFGEDSLHSSEPGTTTASDDDEHEQALIPRDQEGELGLRFRRHIMRGNQPRMAA, from the exons ATGGCGGACGTCGCCGCGGACCGGCCTCCCGCGGCCGAGcaggaggaggcgcggccgcCCTCATccaccgcggcggtggcggaggaggacgaggaggaggaggaaggggacgtGTGCCGGATCTGCCGGAACCCGGGGGACGACGAGCACCCGCTCCGGTACCCGTGCGCCTGCAGCGGCAGCATCAAGTTCGTGCACCAGGACTGCCTCCTCCAGTGGCTCGACCACAGCAACTCCCGCCAGTGCGAG GTTTGCAAACATGCATTCTCTTTCTCGCCCGTCTATGCTGACAATGCTCCGTCAAGACTCCCCTTCCAAGAACTTATTGTTGGTGTTGGGATGAAAGCGTGCCATGTGCTTCAGTTTGTCCTCCGGCTTGCCTTTGTTCTTTCAGTTTGGCTCATGATTATCCCCTTCATCACTTACTGGATATGGAGGTTAACATTCGTGAGAAGTCTTGGTGAAGCACAGAGGCTATTCTTGAGTCATATCAGCGCTCAGTTGATCCTAAGTGACTGTTtacatggttttcttctctcAGCTATTATTGTCCTTATATTTCTTGGAGCTACCTCTTTAAGGGACTATATAAGACACTTGCGGGAACTTGGAGGGCATGATGCTGAGAGGGATGATGGGGGCCGTGAAAGGCATGGTGCACGAGCTGTCAGAAGGCTACCTGGTCCTAATAACAGGGTTCCTGCTGCAGATGGAAACGTTGACGAATTAGCAGAAGCCCAAGGACTTGGTGCTGGTGAACTTTTGAGAAGAAATGCAGAAAATGTTGCTGCTCGATTAGAACGACTTGAAGCTCAAGTCGAGCAGATGCTAGATGGTTTGGATGATGCAGATGGTGCAGAGGATGTTCCTTTTGATGAACTTGTAGGCATGCAAGGCCCTGTTTTCCACTTGGTTGAGAACGCAATAACA GTTCTGGCCAGCAATGCTATATTCCTCATTGTTGTGATCTTCGTACCATTCTCATTGGGAAGGATTGTCCTGTACTATCTATCATGGTTCTTCTCTTCAGCCTCTAGTCCTATGCTGGCAAGAATGATGCCGTTTACGGAAACTGCTATTTCATTGGCTAATGATACATTGAAGAGTGCACTTAATGCCGTGAAGAACTTATCTGCTGACAGCCATAATGAAGGTGTCATTGGTCATGTCATTGAGGTGGTTACTCAATCATTGAAGATAAATGCCACTGGTCTTACTGTAATGCAGGCCTCTGGGAAGAGTAGTCTGATAAAAGGAACTGCTATTGGCTCATCCTATCTTTCTGATCTGACAACTCTTGCTGTGGGATATATGTTTATCTTTTGCCTTGTGTTTTTGTACATTGGATCATTGGCTTTACTGCGGTATGCTAGGGGAGAACGTTTCACCATTGGGAGGCTCTACGGTATAGCTACCATTTTAGAGGCTATCCCATCTCTATGCAGGCAATTCTTTGCTGGAATGAAGCATCTCATGACTATGGTCAAAGTTGCATTCCTTTTGGTGATTGAACTTGGTGTATTTCCCCTTATGTGCGGTTGGTGGCTTGATGTATGCACCTTAAAGATGCTGGGTGCAACAATTGCTCAAAGAGTTGAATTCTTCACGATGTCACCCTTGGCAAGCTCCTCTATCCATTGGCTTGTTGGGATTATATATATGCTTCAAATAAGCATATTTGTCAGCCTTCTTCGAGGG GTACTGCGCAATGGTGTTCTTTATTTCTTGCGGGACCCTGCCGATCCAAATTACAATCCGTTTAGGGATTTGATTGATGATCCTGTGCATAAACATGCCCGGCGAGTTCTTCTGTCTGTTGCTGTGTATGGAAGCTTGATTGTGATACTTGTTTTCTTACCTGTCAAACTGGCCATGCGAGTAGCTCCATCGATTTTTCCTCTGGACATCAC CATTTTTGACCCATTTACAGAGATCCCAGTTGATGTGCTTCTGTTCCAAATATGCATCCCGTTTGCAATTGAGCACTTCAAGCCTCGTGCAACAATTAAAGCACTTCTGCGTCATTGGTTTGCTGCTGTTGGTTGGGCATTAGGCTTAACTGATTTCTTACTGCCAAGACATGAAGAAAATGGTGGGCAAGAGAACTGGAATGGCAGAGCAGGTAGAGATAGGGTACATGGTGGCCGGGAAATGGTTGCCCCACAGCTGGAGCAGCGTATGATACAACATGTTGCTGATAATCTGAATGGCAGGGGTAATGCCAATGACAGTAACGAGGTCGCTGAAGAATCTGATGTTGATGACCAGGGAGATTCAGA GTATGGTTTCGTCCTTCGGATTGTGCTCTTGCTTGTACTGGCATGGATGACTCTGCTGATATTCAATGCTGGAATGATTGTTATTCCAATCTCACTTGGTCGTTTAGTTTTTGAGGCTATTCCCCGCCTGCCAATCACACATGGCATCAAGTGCAATG ATTTATTCTCTTTCAGCATTGGATGTTATATTATCTGGAGTGCAGCAGCTGGAACCAGATATGCAATTGATTACATTCGATCACGACGACTGGCCTTCCTAGTGCAACAAATCTGCAAGTGGTGCTCTATTGTTGTGAAGAGTTCTGCTCTCCTGTCAATATGG ATCTTTGTTATTCCTGTGTTGATTGGACTCCTGTTTGAGTTACTGGTCATTGTACCCATGAGGGTGCCTATTGACGAGAGTCCGGTTTTCCTGTTGTATCAGGATTGGGCTCTTGGATTAATATTCTTAAAAATATGGACTAGGCTG GTTATGTTGGATCAAATGgcacctttggttgatgaaAGCTGGAGGACGAAGTTTGAGAGGGTTAGAGAGGATGGCTTCTCCCGTTTGAGAGGTCTATGGGTCCTGCATGAAATCATAATGCCTATTGTCACCAAGCTCCTTACAGCTCTCTGCGTTCCATATGTTCTTGCAAGGGGTGTCTTCCCAGTGCTTGGTTACCCACTCATTGTGAACTCAGCGGTCTACCGTTTCGCGTGGCTTGGCTGCCTGATATTCAGCGCGCTGTTCTTCTGTGGCAAGAGATTCCATGTTTGGTTCACCAATCTCCACAATTCCATTAGGGATGACCGTTATCTGATTGGGCGGAGGCTGCACAACTTTGGTGAGGACTCACTCCATTCAAGTGAACCTGGAACAACTACAGCGTCTGACGATGATGAACACGAGCAAGCACTCATTCCTCGCGATCAGGAAGGAGAGTTGGGGCTGAGGTTCAGGCGCCATATCATGCGTGGAAACCAACCGAGAATGGCTGCATAA